A single region of the Halanaerobiaceae bacterium ANBcell28 genome encodes:
- a CDS encoding S8 family serine peptidase, giving the protein MKKSLFIIATLIMVLLFTACSNFPGSQAIREESGIQTEQQTIDYSDAEFAANEILIKSNQPIKGILEENGIVQKREWPKIGWVLAEVTTGEDLLKVIDKLSSKEEILFVEPNLAYEFYQTTDAVEPEEGYISSWAIDKIKAREAWEITKGSSDVIVAVVDTGIDKEHSEFANDKIVAPYDRFNNDDEDIKDIDGHGTHISGIVASVAIENQIMPIRVSEKEKQVFSEPLIDALEYIVNYVEDNDVKIVANMSFGAKRYSYALKDAVDNALEAGVVLVAPAGNHGRRTLTYPASYNGVISVAASHPSGKRSDFSTLGYWNSVAAPGERIRSTIPGGYDYKDGTSMASAFVSGAAALLLSENPELTPIEVKNQLEQTAKGEGFTEELGYGVIDMGAMLGDLQEMKYGSLHVETDLGPEYAGKGLITLTQGNKLVAHGATGANGDFKFSALKPGSYTVNVSLNISGESYFNRENVIISEGASSEVYIEIN; this is encoded by the coding sequence ATGAAAAAGAGTTTATTTATAATAGCTACTCTTATTATGGTTTTGCTTTTTACAGCCTGTTCTAATTTCCCTGGTTCCCAAGCTATAAGGGAAGAAAGTGGAATCCAAACAGAGCAGCAAACAATAGATTACAGTGATGCAGAATTTGCAGCAAATGAGATATTGATAAAATCTAATCAACCAATAAAAGGAATATTAGAAGAAAATGGAATTGTGCAAAAAAGAGAATGGCCAAAGATAGGTTGGGTATTAGCAGAAGTAACAACAGGAGAAGATTTGCTCAAGGTGATTGACAAACTATCTAGTAAAGAAGAAATCTTATTTGTAGAACCCAATCTAGCATACGAGTTTTATCAAACTACAGATGCAGTTGAACCAGAAGAAGGATATATTTCCTCATGGGCAATTGATAAGATAAAAGCAAGAGAAGCCTGGGAAATTACTAAAGGAAGTTCTGATGTAATTGTAGCAGTGGTAGATACAGGGATTGACAAAGAGCATTCAGAATTTGCTAATGATAAAATTGTCGCTCCATACGATAGATTTAATAATGATGATGAGGACATAAAAGATATCGATGGACATGGAACACATATTTCAGGCATTGTAGCATCAGTAGCTATAGAAAATCAGATAATGCCAATAAGAGTTTCAGAAAAAGAGAAGCAAGTATTTTCAGAACCATTAATTGATGCACTAGAGTATATAGTTAACTATGTAGAAGATAATGATGTAAAAATAGTAGCAAATATGTCTTTTGGAGCTAAAAGATATAGTTATGCATTAAAAGATGCAGTAGACAATGCATTAGAAGCAGGAGTTGTACTAGTAGCCCCAGCAGGTAATCATGGTAGAAGAACATTAACTTATCCTGCATCCTATAATGGAGTGATTTCAGTAGCAGCTTCACATCCTTCAGGTAAAAGATCTGATTTTTCAACATTAGGTTATTGGAACTCTGTAGCAGCTCCAGGTGAAAGGATTCGCTCCACAATTCCAGGGGGATATGATTATAAAGATGGAACTTCAATGGCATCAGCATTTGTATCAGGAGCAGCAGCATTATTATTATCAGAAAATCCAGAATTAACACCTATAGAAGTTAAAAACCAATTAGAGCAGACAGCAAAAGGCGAAGGGTTTACAGAAGAACTTGGTTACGGAGTTATTGATATGGGAGCAATGTTAGGAGATCTCCAGGAAATGAAATATGGGAGTTTACATGTAGAAACAGACCTTGGACCTGAGTATGCAGGAAAAGGCTTGATAACACTTACCCAAGGAAATAAATTAGTAGCTCATGGTGCTACTGGTGCAAACGGAGACTTTAAATTCTCAGCTTTAAAACCAGGAAGCTATACTGTAAATGTATCTTTGAATATTTCAGGAGAATCCTATTTTAATAGAGAAAACGTCATAATTTCAGAAGGTGCTAGTAGTGAAGTATATATAGAAATTAATTAG